Below is a window of Procambarus clarkii isolate CNS0578487 chromosome 43, FALCON_Pclarkii_2.0, whole genome shotgun sequence DNA.
ctgtcatacatctagtactacaattgctggatttacctcaacctgatcagactgctgactcattacaatccttcagcatggagtttgagtcactactaagaacattcagtcttaaggttgatataactactagtgaatggatgaccaaagtagtccttcaacgaaaattgtccagcgatatactagatgaattatatgcacatcaacataacaccatcctgacagtacaggacatcactgaaggtttacattccatcataagcaaacgacgagcaaatgaggaagttaaagcctcttgcaagccttcagaaatagaaaataagagtcaattaaagggtaaaacaactaccccaaataaacatcagtcaattactcaaacatcaatttgcagaaaatctgacaatgcagcagcaacctccaagcctactgttactaggtcacccaaaccggtaacttccaaacgtgcagtaggctgggggacatgtatgttctgcaaaaagaaacattcaacataccgttgtgctaattatccaaccagagacactcgtattgagcgactccaggaattagggagatgtgcaaggtgtctcaagtcacacaacatagactattgtgatacccaattcaacacctgcaacaggtgtagaagaggtaggcaccatgcagcactatgcaaatatacgaaattaacgtattcaagacccaaggtggaagatagcattcccaccacagtacagtactgcaaggtgcaacaaacaaagagtgtccaatcggcaaagtctaaaggtaatacgactttgcctactgcccaaattaccatcctgaataagagggccaaggtccatacccgtgggttgtttgaccaaggatcccagagaacatatatcactaaaaagttggcagatgaattacaattaaggcctgtagcccagatgtcattcaacatctcagggtttgtaacagatgcaggacctcaagtctaccaggtggtacaaccatcagtgcgtttaggcaggtacgtctgtcgagtacaagccattgtggtggacaaaataccagtagacctacaagttcaaggtctgagagcaacagccaaattcctgagaaatagaggaataaaattggcagataatattaagtctgatcacctcaccgacttcggtctccttgtagggacagactattgtcatcgattcattggtagccctactaaatatcagggcataaccatgttaaactctgcaggaggtaaattactctcaggcccagtatcaagcctgaggagacctatgcctgcagataaacaataccagtagaaatctaaatttgtcagctgattatatttctccagtagcattatactaaggagattacagctgactataccaacagaggttgatgttagtatcatcatttaaagctgaagatgagttcatgaggcctcagtggcaaatcagtgaacagtagcctaaaacagctacaagtcactgcgaccaatgtcactgaacccactacagtctcagaaccatactttactttaatgatgagctattcaatcttctgaatcaattaactaaattaaaccctaataaatttgatgactgatttgatacatttattatttaatcaagatgtattccatgggcctcagtgtttatatatcagtgaccagttacctgaagaaacttcaagttatatctaatgtcactgatctcactgcagtccctgaatcatacttgactgtagtacttgatcacatccagtcttctgggttaaataatatgtaataaggcttgaatattagcctttcaagagttgacagggaaatgaaatcgcattagacttctaacccctacaactctagtacgggacatccgtcctgtacgaacagacacacaaatgtgtgattactaactactaacatcaaattaatgtaataattcgaaggaggagtatcggtgttcgtctgttctaattaggacttcgacccgtgagcagccccctggggaattatgtcggaaaatccgacaccatttaataataatatcatacagacagataagagctgtgttgtataaacaagttacccatagaaaacgtaacttgtagtggaattaccgtctaagaaaacgggatatcatcaccacatactattataattcaccagctattctgctgggaattattcttaaatacattagtctttggactttaccatcataaaaacatcttatataaattaacttaattatcaatattaaagtagagtaaatgtgacccttctatcactttttgaaatctggacaaagtaagccaggcgtcagagtgaggaaggagggcagccattgtttatatagagaccagaggctcacacgggagcaaattcggctcctgttaattttacttggacgtagtgttatggaacccaaaggtgtaccattgtcaacacgctgtctacaaatacaagttaagtgtctatccgaaacccgtttatcattcatttatggccattaatgtcaggatatagggttagccggttagaacgcgaaatcgcctcaaactaaaggtaattaagccaggtcttcatgttccatgtactgttttctctgatatacttgtcatatataggtatctggcttcacagctagcgcacttttgacaggtcaagacgaggatgcaagattgtgcaccagttactgggtgatatggaagctacctcaaagaggataatttggtgtctacaccctagttatacctggtggactaacctgctgtactataagataaggaaccttttcaatgtatgtagttaatacagtagtttgattggctgcatatatataaatataaaccccccctaatgtgtagaggatcgatttgtgagattatgagattattgcagaaatacagtccactcatcattatacaaattgctatcgaagtatataaattaacgtaaatataaattcatataaattaaataaatataaatctcacaggtcggttcccacaatcacgaccggacaaaagctgatagtagccgaggctattttcccatcagcccgccgacattctgatggtaatcttgggtatagtattttatcaaatcaccttattctttggggcacacgtgaggaacacaaatgcgaacaagcctgaatggtccccaggcaatatatatatatatatatatatatatatatatatatatatatatatatatatatatatatatatatatatatatatatatatatatatatattgcccttTACCtcttggggtccactagcaccactGTCTTCGTCCCCCAACTCACACGCGAGGGATTCCGGGGTTCAGTTCTCGCGAGTCATCGCAAAACGGCTAAATGAAAAaaagtttcctttcatctgatgcacctattcacttagcagtaaagagGTAGCTGGGAGATAGACAACTGTTGGGCttcatcctggggggggggggggaggggaagaaggtGGATAGTTGTCTTAGCGGGATCTTTGTTAAGCCTTTGTAcaatctttctgtctctgtcaacCGGATTCGGTTAAGCAGAACATCGCACACAACCGGACAATATCAAATTCACAATTGTTCGTTCTCGCTAACCATTCACATGTAGATGATAGATAAGTATCAAATATTGATAATTTAAAGGATTGGATATCAGGATATCACTTGCAGTGCAGATGTTTGCACTGTTTATGTGTTTTGACTTAAATTAtcaaaaaaataaatgtagtcggAAATATTTAAACAAAGAAGAAATATATAacagggggggttagggggggtgggtggcaggagcaatatcagggggggggggaatgatgtGGTTGTGAGTGACAGCTGCTCATTTCTCATCTTATAGCTCCTCTTGTGAAGTTCAAATAAACCTAAGAAATTCGTCAAGCAAGAATTTATACCTAATAAATAAGAATTTCGTCTTGCTGTTGAATATCTCATGACTCGAGCCTTCATGTTGGCTCTCTTGCTGCTGCTTGCGTTAGTGGCAGAGTAGTTAGAACTGGTAGTTAGTGGCAGAGTAGTTAGAACTGGTAGTTAGTGGCAGAGTAGTTAGAACTGGTAGTTAGTGGCAGAGTAGTTAGAATTGGTAGTTAGTGGCAGAGTAGTTAGAATTGGTAGTTAGTGGCAGAGTAGTTAGAACTGGTAGTTAGTGGCAGAGTAGTTAGAACTGGTAGTTAGTGGCAGAGTAGTTAGAACTGGTAGTTAGTGGCAGAGTAGTTAGAACTGGTAGTTAGTGGCAGAGTAGTTAGAATTGGTAGTTAGTGGCAGAGTAATTAGAATTGGTAGTTAGTGGCAGAGTAGTTAGAACTGGTAGTTAGTGGCAGAGTAGTTAGAACTGGTAGTTAGTGGCAGAGTAGTTAGAATTGGTAGTTAGTGGCAGAGTAATTAGAATTGGTAGTTAGTGGAAGAGTAGTTAGAATTGGTAGTAGCAAAAGAAGAGTTAGTAGTTAGTGTCAGTAAAAGTTAGTCTTTATTTACAGTAAGATGTGTTAGAGAGAAGACAGTAAAGTATTGAGTTATACTAACCTCCACGCCAAAGCAGATCGATGACGATCGCCGATTTACAGTGCGTATGTTCGTATGTTAATTAGCTTGGTTAAGTTACTGTTAAATTGTGTAAATTAACTTTTCAAAATTATTTGTAAAGAGCAGGTGTGGGAAAAGGCACTCGTGGTGGCACTGCTGCCACGGTTGTATTAGACTTGCCCCCTGAAGGTCATAGTTTCAGAGGTCAGGGTCATACTTAATCACCGAACAATGGAGTCTGTTGCATATTCCCTTCCCTTGTTAAATTCCAAAAATATGATTTAATAAAAAAGAATGTACCACCACTGATTGTTCTTttaaggggacccttagcctcaaaCAAGAGGATATTCAGTACCGGCAGGATTGCGAAATCGAACCCGGCGTACTGGGTCATGATACGCTATAAGTTAAATAATCTGGAATCCGACTGAACCTACTAGGCATTCTGGAGGCCCTGAACTCATACCCAATCCAATTTTAAGACGTAACTCGCAGCCACTCCGGTGTAGGTAATGCAGTTCTCCACGAAACGTTCCCGTCAAATCCACAATGAAATCGCAGTAACTTGATATATCAGATTTTTTTTAGGAGCAGCTAGGAAGCTGAGATTGAACTATAATGTCCTGGGTCGCCTGGGAGGCACCCATTTTTGCATTGTTCTTCGAGAATTTTAATTCATAATCAGAATATTATTACAGATCAAACTGTAGAGTATATAGTGATTTATAACAGCAGAAATAAGCAGACGATgggccacaataacgtggctgaagatattatcagcTAGATTGATAATCGATAAAGCAGAAATAATATTTATTCGTTTAAGCTCAAACTAAATTTTGCTAGGCATAAATCGGCGCATCGGCGTTCGTTTCTCTCCGGTTTTGATGAAATCTTCACACAATACCGAGGCTGAAAATATAGCTGATTCAGCCTCTGTAAATCCCTCAAAGGAAAGCCGCGTGAAACAtcttggaggtgaaagatgcgatTTCTTCACGGAATTCCACCACAAAAATTTTGATATTCTAAGATTAGATTACGCGTCTGTCCTCCATATCTATCCCTTGCTGTGAGGGGTAGAGTCCTCTTATCTTAAGAAATGCCTAAGTCCCTAACACTATCTATTCGTGCAGGTGACCGTGGAATGTTTAGCTTTTCAAGGCTTCTCAAGTAGATGATTGTGGAATTTATGACTTCTCAAGAAGATGACTGAGGAATTttccatcttcatcttcttcttcttctcaggGAGATGGATTGTGGAATATGAACTTGTCCTTATATCTTAGCTCATTGTCGTCATAtcgcagttccttgttctcatatcccagctccttgtcctcatatcgcagTTCCTTGTCttaatatcccagttccttgttttTATAtcgcaactccttgtcctcatagctcagctccttgtcctcaaatctCAGTTTCTTatctttatatcccagctccttgtcatcatatctaAGATCCTTGTCCttaaatcccagctccttgtcctcatatccaatctcgttgtcctcatatcccagctccttgtactcatatcccagcttcttgttctcatagcccagctcctt
It encodes the following:
- the LOC138349906 gene encoding coiled-coil domain-containing protein 70-like, whose protein sequence is MDKETAAEVSYGKCELGYEGNLLGYEGKELGYEDNELGYKDDELGYLDKELGYENKKLGYEYKELGYEDNEIGYEDKELGFKDKDLRYDDKELGYKDKKLRFEDKELSYEDKELRYKNKELGY